GAACAACTGATGCGATAATGCTCGTACGTCGGCTTCGCTGCGGCCACTTTCGGCATTCTTGAGTTGGTTCTCGTAAATGCTCCTGAACCTCTTCACAGCTCTACTGATCCAGCCGAACTTCTTCCGGATCTAGCCTTCATCACGCTCGGCACTGCCTTCTGGTTTGAAGCCGTTGTACACCGTCAGGACGCGCCTCCAGAAGCAAATGTCGGTCTGATCCGTGCCGATGACCGGATTCGTCGTGACCGCCTCCCAGGCCCGCGCAACAGCAATGGATTCGTCGTCGTTGTACTGGATCCCCCCGCCGATCACCACCGCTCCGCCCGCCGCCTCGTCCTTGGCCGCCGCCGGTTTCCGGCTCTCCGCTTCCGCCTTGCCCCCCACGTTGGGCCCCTGCTCTCTTCCGCCTCGCCCCCCAACACTGCCAGTTCGGCCACCCCCGGTGGGGGCTTCCATCTCCACACTACCGGATGTCGGGGTTTCCGATGTACCCATCAACTGTTCCCATGTGAATCTATTAGATTCAGACAGAGGAGACTGAGAGTattggaattgggaggattggaaGTACTGGGACGGGTTGTTGATCGCATCCATATTCGGTCGGTAGTCACCGAACCCCGATAGTTGGCGAACTATGTTCCTCTACTGGGATGACTGGCCCTGGAATTGGGGCGATTGCGGACTCCACATCTGATTGGGGAAGTTGCCGTATCCCGAGTCTCTGTACCCCGGGGAAttaccatctccaccttgcattttttgtaggGATTGAAAGTGTAATGAAGGGATTGGAAGTATagaaagaatgaaaaaaatggaaatggaagttcatattcataaaaaaatttcaaaattaaaaaaaataaaattaaattcccGCCGCTAAGCCGTGATTTGCGGCTCGCTGcagtggagggccgcggctcgCCCCCGGCTCTCGGCCCTGCGCTCCACCTCTCGgctctctgcaatggggggccgcgcaccgagcCACGGGCCGCGGCTTCCCCATTGTGATCACTCTCAAGCGCAGCAGATCAATTCTCAATATAGCAAATCATTATTTTTCAAAGCATATATATTTGTTCTTTAACTAAAGGAGCCTATGATAGCTTGATAAGTGGGAGGGATAGTGGGCATAAAAATGATTTCGAGCATGGttaatgatattaattaatggtgTACGATCCTGACCTGACCTGACCTGACCCCAACTTAGACTATAAATTTAGTTTGGAAAGACATTTGTCACGGGTTCATAAATTCTAAGTTATCCATATAACTTAAAATGGGCGTTGGATTAAAATAGTGTGTTGATGGTCTCGACGAATATTGATATTGTTGTCTTATATTCTGCCCCACCAGGCCCGTCCCTTGGCCCGTGCGGCCTGTGCGACCGCATAGGGCCCCCAATTTTCAGGGCCTCTGAAATATTTCAGCatatatacatgtattcctattttttcagCCCAACAAAACTATTTCTCTTGTATAGCAACGCCTAGGCCTTTTTCTAGCACCGTGACTCCAATTCTGATCGGTTTCTTTTCCCGATCGTAGACCTGGGAGCCGCCTGTTCGTGTTCGGTGTTCCTCATCGACaatgcattgtctttttttctatagtggtaggcctcattttagatttttgcacAGGGCCTCTGATTTTGTCGGGACGGCGCTGTGCCCCACCACCCAATAATATTAATTCATTCCTGTTTACATATACACTCAAATCCGTATTCCAGAAAACTGCATTCTCAATTTTAGATGAGTTGaatttcaaatataaaattatacgtATTTCAAACTTATCTCCAACTTTTCTGATGTAAACTTACCTCTAATTTTTCTGATGTTTATAATTTCAAGTACTATAAAATTCAATGTGAATTTAAAATAAGACTTAGTAAAGTTAATTATTCTATACTACCATTGTCAATTTTGAACAGAAACAAGTTTACGTTATATAGGACGTTATTCAGATTCAAATCCATTTTAATAAATTCCATATATGTTTTGACAAGCTCTAGATTTAAACCAAAAAATTAGATTCCAATAGAGAAATGAAACATACTGCTAACTAGTATTCTAAATTAAGAGAAAACCGCGAAACACGTTAAATTCAGTACTCCGCGCCACACCGAAGCAGAACCATTGGTTTCAATCAGTGTCTACAATAAATCAATTAGGCCATCATTCTCAACTGCCTCAGTCAATCACTCCAACAAAcacccaaaaataaaaataaaaataaaaaccaaatCCTCACTCAAAAAAACCTAAAATCAGCGACTCAATTGATGGCGTATGGAAGATACCAATCGCCAAGTTCATCAATTCTGGATGCGTTCTCGCTGAATCCGGTGCCGTACCCGGTGCTGCTGATTCTGGCGGTGGTGTCGCTCTTCCTCGGCTTCCAATGGTACGTGTCCTACGAGGACGTGGTGGAGGCGACGGAGGAGAGCATGGGGTGGGTGCTGATGGCggcgccgctgctgctgctgctcgcCGTGCGGTGGATGTCGGACCGGGAGTACCCCGGGGGTCTTATATTCGGATCCACGCCGTTTGATCGGCGGAGGAGGGAGTATTACCTGTCGGCGGCGGGGGAGGGGGCGTCGCCGTGGGGAGTGCTGGCGGTGATCGTGCTGGTGCTGGTGCTGGTGCAGTTTCAGTCTACTTTTCTCGACAGCTGGTTTGGatgagattatttttaaaacaagtTTCTCCGATTGCtctttttgtgtgtgtgtgtgtttgtatatAGTGATTAGTGAATAGTGAGTGTGTTTTCATTTTCGTTGCTGTGTTTTTTGCTTTTAAGTTAATTAGTACTGTAGTTTTACCTATATTTACGAGGATACAATTTAGAGTAGTAGCTCCTTAAATAACTCTCGTTTCTATAGAAATTAAGACAAGTAAGAAAATAcaagtactagtatttttttgaatttataaatGTCGTAATCAATTGATATAGAGAATGTTAGTATGTCTTGAATCTCTTTACTAATTGGGATATGATTATGTTTTCGAATTTAGGTTGGATCTCATGCGTGCCTATTTATATCGGAGTAGAGCACATAATCCTGTGATCTTAGATCCAATCTAAAATCTGTAGCCATAATCTGAAAACACTCTGAATAAAATTTGTTTTCCGTTCCTACCCATGGATgtagccaattggcgaaccacgtaaatttgtGTCATCTTTACGTTCTtttcgtttgtcgattacacaattgtCCTATTTGTCACAACAGAGAAAACTAAAAGTACGAGAGCATACCTGAGAAACTAGAAACTTAGGAGGTGTTCAGTTTCACATAATTGGAGTGCTTCTGATTAGAAACTGGTCCAGAAATGGGGATAGGGTGGCCCACcacaaaagaaataaatatggTGTTCGCTTATTTTGAATTGGACGAGTTTTGGTGTAGTCTAGAAGTGGTGTTTTAAGCGTATAGACAAAAATACCCCTCATCACTAAAATAAATTCTAGTTTAAACCCTTCTCCAAAATCATGGCGCCTCAAATGAAAAAAAGACGCGGTTTCATTCCTGTTGAAATATTTTTGGGATTCAAACACTTTCCATCTCCTATATAAATTAGGATCAGCCAAAGCCATACACTATGTACAAAGTGTGAGCTCTTCATTCAATCTGCAGGTAATCGTCCAACTCGGACGACTGAATCGGCAAAGCGGTTAGTTCGACAGTGCCCTAAGCATTCTGTACTCCCTTTACTGATCCGAGCAAGATTGGTCTGGTGGTGTTGTTGGTCTGTGACGCTTTAATGCCTGTGATTATCTTGATTTGTTAGGATTGCGTTAATGTGTTATGTAATTAATGGGCTTTTCTGTGTTATCTTATCCCTCATAAAAGGTCCTGCCTGATTTTTATACTCTGTCGAAAATGGTGCCTAATCCAAATCGTGATATATTTTTGTAATGTGGTTGTAGTTGTGATGTCGTCGAAACGTACTACAACTGATACGAATGGGGGTTCAACTGGGGGTAAGTCGTCATCCCCATATGCTTTTGTTTTAGTTAGTTGGTTAAGATACAAAACAAGGAGGTCTTCTAACTTTTTCTCCTTGTGTATGTTCGCAACTTGTAGGTGGAAATGGCCCTGTTCGAAACAAGTTCCGCAAAGGAGACCGTACCCGGCGCATGTGGGTAGTAAGAGAGGAAGAAATATTGGTTTCATCCTTGCTAGAGTTGGTGGCGCGTGGCTGGAAATCAGATAATGGCTTCCGTGCCGGGTACTTGCAGAAGATTGAGGATGACATTCGTAAAGAATTTCCGAATACCGACATTAAGGGAACCCCTCACATTGTTTCCAAAATTGGCGCATGGAAAAAGAACTACAACAGCCTTCGAGGCATACTAAGCCGCAGTGGCGTAGGTTTCAATCTCAACAACAACTATAAGATAGATATTGATGACGATCAATGGGCTCAAGTTGTGGCGGTAGTGTTTTACCCTCACGAAGTCTATCATACTTTATTATGTGTTTTGGAATCAATAAGAAACTGATTTTGTTTAATGTTGCAGGCCGGCAAAGATTATGCGAAACAAATCGTGGCCATTTTGGGAAGATTGGAAAATCATTTTCGGCAAAGACCGGGCTTGCGGTGGAGGTACGGAGAACATTGACGTTGCAGCTAAATTACAGAAAACACAAATGACAACTGACAGCCAAATTAACGAGAATTCTTACCACCCCACCTTTGAGGATTTCCTTGGTAATGAGTTGCCTTCAAATCTGTCTCCTTTGGCCGAAAAACAGAACAGCAGCGAAGCGCAGTCCACGCAGCAACATCATTTCTCAGAGGCAAAAACAAGCAGGCAGAAAAGAAAGCTCTCAACTTCTGATGACGCGCTCATGGAGTTCCTAGGAAATTTGCATGCTCAGACCAATGCGCGCTTGGACAAAATCTCTTCTAGGATCGGTTATGAGTTCGACGTTGCGCAGGCTCGCGAAGAGGTCTTTGAAAAATTGGGATGCGTTGACGGTCTCACTCTTGAGCAGCGTTATGATTTGTGTGACATTCTCAGTGACAAGCCTCAACGAATGGAGGTTTTCAAGGGAATGCCTGTGAATGCTAAGTTGGGATATGTGTTGCGCCTCCTAGCTAAAAATCGTGCTGCTGTCTGAGTTGGTGTCTGCTAAGTCAGGGTTCTCTATCTTTTGGTTGTACATAATCTAGAAGCATATAACTACTACTATGTTGCTGCTTTCCTACTGGTTTTTAGGTATATGTGGCTGTTAGGATTTGTTGTTGGTGTTGGAATCAAATTAATGATTCACACAAATCATACATGTTGAATACGATTGATAAACATAAAACGGAAGTGTACATGGATTCGGATTCATGATGTTGATTCTAAAGTATGGAAATTAGCCTTCCAAGTGACAACGCTCTCTCACAGATTCTCTGTAATCTGCAAGTCTTGATATGACGTCTGATTAACAGGAATGGGAATCTGTTAACCTATTTATAGGTTGCACTTGGGGACCATAACCATGTATTTAGAGAATAAGTCCCTAACTTTATTATAACTTTAGTTTCACccataacaaaattaaagttaTCCAAAGTAGTATCTGCACAATAGTCCTCATACTTTTATAGATAATCGTTTGACcctataaattaaataacctTAGTAGATCACGTAATCGAGTCAATCATAAATAgtcataaatattatacaatCTTTAGACTATTATGTTGGACCATATTAAAATGTtccaacaatctcccacttgggccAACATAAAAGTCACCAAATGATTGTTCATTACTAAAGTTGCGCGCTTACTATTTATATTAATCATCTTTACCGATCCGGTCTACTAAACATGTTAATATGGAACCAAAGAAGTTTAAGTCACAACACGTATACATGACTAAACTCATCAGTGatcacaaatatcaacacatctAGCAACACAAATCAAAATATGAGTGTGCAGCATGAAAATTACATGCTATGTGATCTTTTGCATGTCTATTTTCAACTGGTCCTATGAAACTATAGTGAGATCAGAAAATACCAAAGCATAATTCAAAGTAACTAAAACCAAAGTAACTGAAGTGTGCActtaatataatttaaattcaatattATTACATATATGAACATAAACTCCCACTAAACCAAAGTATCACAAGGTCGAACACCCATGTGAAATACATGCTCATGAAAGACCGAAGGCGGTAAACCTTTAGTAAAAGGATCCGCAAGCACGGAAGTCGAACCTAAGTGTTCAATTTGCAATTGTCTACTCCGAATTCTATCCTTAACAGCAAGGAACTTGATGTCAATGTGTTTAGACTTCGACGAGCTCCTGTTGTTGTTGGAGTACATGATTGCGGACTTATTGTCACAATATAACTTGAGTGGTCTTTCAATACTATCCACAATTTGCAGTCCTTGAATAAAGTTTCGCAGCCATACTCCATGTTGTGATGCCTCAAACAAGCTATGAATTCTGCTTCCATTGTAGAGGTGGCTATCAATGTTTGTTTAACACTTTTCCAGGATATAGCCCCTCCGGCTAGCATGAAAACATAACCTGACGTGGATCTACGACTGTCTTGGCATCCCGCGAAATCCGAATCAGAATACCCAATGATCTCAAGCTGATCCGATTTCCTATAAGTGAGCATATAATCCTTTGTTCTTTGCAGATACCGCAAAACACGTTTGACTGCTTTCCAATGATCCATACCGGGATTACTCAAATATCTGCCTAGCATGCCTACTATGAACGCAATATCCGGACGCGTGCATACTTGTGCATACATAAGACTTCCCACAGCCGATGCATAGGGAAGTAATTCCATTTCCTTTCTTGCAAGCTCATTTTCGGGGCATTGATTTAAACTGAATTTATCACCTTTAGCCACAAGGGTATCTCCTGGTCTACAATCTTTCATGCCAAATCTTGCCAACACTTTATCGATGTAGCTCTTTTGTGATAATCCAAGTACACCTAGGGAACGATCCCGATGTATTTGGATTCCTAATACAAAAGAAGCATCACCAggatctttcatttcaaattttctTGAAAGAAATTTCTTGGTGTCACGTAATAAATCTACATCGTTGCAAGCAAGTAGAATGTCGTCGACATATAGAACCAGGAAAATGAATTTGCTCCCACTGAACTTATAGTATATGCATTCATCAACAGGATTCGTCTCAAAACCAAATGAGATGACAACTTGATGAAATTTAACATACCATTGACGAGACGCTTGTTTTAGACCATAGATGGATTTCTTAAGTTTGCATACCATCTTCTTTGGGTCGCCCGACACAAAGTTTTCTGGTTGCACCATATAAATCGTTTCTGTAATGTCGCCATTAAGAAACgctgtctttacatccatctgatgtagCTCCAAatctacacgagcggccacaaaggcacccacccaacagTTGTACTCGAgaccgttgccgactaccggctttggatttggaacgagtacttcggggtccctggctcgaacaacgacgtaaatgtgctccaccagtccgatctctttaccgaagttttggatggtaaagcgtcggccatcaacttcgtcgccaacaaccggctgtataaaatggggtactatctcgccgacggcatctacccgaagtggccgaccttcgtgaagacgtgcagcaggcctgcgaacccaaagcaggctctttttgcgcagaagcaggaggctgcgcgcaaggatgtggagagggcgttcggggttctccaagcgcgcttcaacatcatcaaagccccggctcgttcgtggttcatggagagcatggtcgacatcatgtatacgtgcataatcttgcacaacatgattgtccaagacgaaggacccgatgcgggaaattggttcgacctcgaatcccccggaagctcaaccgcaagtagtccgccgcgaagtggagcgcatccgtctatacaagaagggttggctattcgggcaaggacacgtgactctagcgcccacacccaactccaagaggatctaattgagcacatttgggaaaactttggcggagaagattaaattatgtcatttttatttttttagaattttaattatgtctttttttttaaagtttaagttgtaatgttgttttaattttaatgaattgtgtttgtttaaatttaattgggttgtaaaaaaaattaaaaaatgaaattgaatgaatagtaattaagggacggaataagggacggagcgttgcaggttttgtcccttagttaagggatggaggaaaaatggacagtggggccctcaaatagtggtcaaatagtagttaagggacggtttaagggacggtatagagacagcgtagtggatggtcttacATAACAAGACAGATGGCCTTCCATAACGATTTGTGGTTTTATGTGACGTTAAATTTCACGATCATTTCGAAAAAATGGTTTTATGTGATTTTATATTTTGggcttatttaaaaaaaaatcatgcatTACCAACTTTAAATTTCATGTTCATTTACCATCTCGCTCTCATAAAGATTTGTGGTTTTTATGCGACTTTATATatcaaatactattaaaaatgaaCCACTCACCCCTTATAAGGAAAATACCTTATAAGGAAGAGTGTTATCTATACTTATATAGATGAACTAGGATCGCCACAAAGTCGACGTAGGATAAGAATTAAAAGTTTTAACATGAGCATTACcaagtctctctctctcagagTTGTTATAACTAATTCTAGcaagtctctctctctctcaaagttGTTATAACTAATTCTATAATAACGAAGGTGGCCGACATCGCATTTCTTTGTTACTATTCACTTTTCAATTTCACAATGCTTTTATGGTCGTAAGCAAaacgcaataaaaaaaatcaatatcaaattttatgatttaataaTGTTTTCCACAAAAATTTAGTCTAGTCATGTTcgtaaaaagaaaattaaaaaaattgcatatccaattaataattattatatccACCAAGCCATCGGTTTACAAGATAAAACGTATAGTGTGTGTAACTAGCATTCAATAATCTATCCTACATAACAAGAGAGTTGGGCTTCCATACTAGAAATATTGGGCCAAATTAGCATGCACAAGCTGCATGACGCCCATCTGAATATTGGGCTTTCCATACTATAAATATTGGGCCAAATATATTCCATTCTCATCCGaatatacataattatattaatgcATAATGAAATTTCTAAAAGAACTTATCCCAAAATTTGAGGAATAACGCCCCCCCTTTTATTTCAGATATATAATTAAAGTTATGAGGTAATGTTACAAACCAAACATGGCAAAATGATGATCCTAGTACGGAAGACAATAGTTTATCAAAGTTTCGGGAGGACAAGGGAAGATATCTACCGCGCAAGATACTTGTGTTACAGTTGATTCTCTCACTCATTTTTCCTTTTGATGCGAAACTAGGCAGCTACCTTCTTGGCAGTGACAGAGTTGATGATAGTAGCAAACTCAGGACCCTACAACACAATGacaaatgtgaaacataaatTAATGCTCTTAGTTTCGCCTACAAGGGAGGGAAGGAGGGAGGCTGGTTACCTTTAGAGATGCACCACCAACGAGGAATCCATCAATGTCTTCTTTCTTGGCAAGATCGGCTGAGTTGCCTCCGTTGACAGAACCTGTGGAAGATTTACGATTCTTAGGGAATTCGAGCAATTAGGCAAAGGGTAGTGATTTGACCTAGCATGCTAAATTTATGCACTTATACTTCAATCTAGTAGCTGGTTTCAAGAAATACAAGTGATCATGACTTGTGTGTAAGATAAATCACATATTTGAActtatatgaaaataataattggGTATCAAATTTCCAAAGTGACAAACTTTGAACTAATAGGAACATACCACCGTAGATAATGCGTGTTTTAGTAGCAACTTCTGCTGATACATTCTTACTTAGCCAATCCCTAACAGCAGCATGCACTTCCTGGGCCTGCTCGGGTGAGGCCACTTTACCAGTTCCAATTGCCCATACAGGCTCATAGGCAATGACGATATTGTCCCAACTTGAGACAGCATCTGCACACATGGTGAGTTGATAATCAGTATGTTCCATAATTGAGTTCAAACAactttcttcctttttttttgtgtgtggcGTGTAGTGGTGGGGGAGGGAGCCTAAACTTGCCAGCATAAGCCTTTAATTGCTGAAAGCAAACATCAAATGTTTTTCCAGCTTCCctttcttccaacaactccccAATGCAAGCTATTACTCCTACACCTTGGCTCAAGGCATAAGCAGCCTTCTTTCCTATGAACTACAGAAACATAGTCCTTTATCAGGCTTTCAAACATTTAAGTAAACAGGGTAAGAGTTACAGCAGCACATTACAGCCTTCTTGTCTAAACAATCTTAGCTAtgttcaattgctcttacttgATCATCTTCTCCTATTACATGCCTCCGCTCAGAATGCCCAAGAACGACCCACTTGCATCCGATGTCTTTCAGTTGCTCCACACTGCAATGATAGAAAAAGCTCACTTGTTATGACATGTTACAATAGTACTACCACATTATTACTGTACAAGAACCAACCAATATATACTGTTAAAGTGTTTCAGTAAGAGCATCAGACAATATACAACCAAGAGAATTGTTGCATTTCTGAATGTAAAAGATAGCTATGtataaatcaaatgaaaaataaatccaTGACAGACGAACATTTTAAATATCGCAGAGTTCAAAGAGGGTAATCAATCTGAGGACCACATGAGCAAACATCCAATTATTTTTCATGTCACGAGCACAAAAATTCCTGGTTATTTCAGAGTAGCATTTGCAAGTTGCAACCACACACCTGATTTCTCCAGTGAAAGCACCACCTTTACCAATCCAACAATTCTGGGCTGCTATATCAATCCGATCAGTCAACAAATTCTTGACTTGATCAATGTAGATGAAAGGAGGCGATACAACAACATCTGCATATTATTCaatgtaaaaaatatataagGAAGGCTTACAATACAAGAGTACTTATTCAAATGAAAGGAAATCAGGTACTCATACTTTTAGAATAACTTACCAACATCAGATTCAAGGGTTGCACTGTTCAAGTCTGACACGAGCTTGCTGATGGACTCTTTAGTCCCATTCTGAGTATATTGTTTGAGATGCAaggtaaaatcagaaaacaagaTGCTACAAAGAATTGGGAAGAAAGCCATATGATTACTTGAGATTAAGATGGATTACTTGTATGGAACACAGCCCAGTGAAACTTACTACAATTCAGTTCTTAAACTCAGGACAAGGCTAACGAAAAATATGGCTTATATAAGATGAGGAAAAACCTATTACTcctactaaaaaaataaaacaacattGTGCCAACAATGAGCATATGCATATCATCATCATACTATTCCCAATTCaagatttttaataaaatcgcTACTCTGAGACCTTCCAGTGTGATCACCATCTTCCATAAAGATCTAGTCCCAATTGATTTCAGCATATGGCTAAGATTTATACTCAATTCACTAGTATATTTTACTAGTAAATAAGAAAAATCCAATGCATGGACTTTATCAAGGATTTAAATTTCACATGAGTTGTTTTCAAGAGCAAATTTTAGTTCAAACTGGCATAACTTACATTGTCAAGAAAAGAATTATGTAGACGTCATCTCACAAGAAAGAGAATATATGTGAGCTGTTTCTATTTCTAACAGCCAACAGTTAAGGAATAGCACAAAAGAAGAAATTGGGCGAAAAGAATACTTACACATTTCCAATTCCCACCAACGAAGAACTGCAAGGAAAATGTAAAAACAATCACTCTCTGAACAAAGAAAGCTCATTGAACCTTTACCTAAACATAAATGACATTTCGGAGATGACAACAACATCTAACGACATATTAGCAATAATCAGATAGCACATAATACACAGATGGCCAAAACTTTTATacataagaaaattaaaaacaatcaaaactttttttttaatctaaaagTACAAtaacttaaattttattttaacattTAAATTTCTCCAAAATTAAAGCCTATTATCCAAAATCACAGTTACTGAAATTCATTCTGGAGACCAATTTGCCATATCAAACTAGCTATTCAACAAAGCTCAAGTTCTCAATCCACAATAATCGCATAGACACTCACAAATATAGAAACGCATACAAATAGCTAGTAACAGAGACTCAAAACTCTTTAAAATGTAACTCTCCTCCAAAAACCTCTAACAAAATGCAATTGATTGAGTACTTTCCAGATCTGCAATAACCGCATcgagaaaaaaacaaaaatgcaaGTCACCTTTCCGGATCCTGCCATCGCAACGACGCCGCGGCAAGCTTTGCCGGAGGAGGCGAGGCGGATGTGCGAGTCGACATTCTGGAAAAACGATTGATTGGAGCTGGCGGTGGAGGCGTCGAGCTTGAGGAAGGATTTTCGGAGGCCGGAGAATTGAGTGAGCTGGCTGGTGACGGCGCCGGCAAGAGAGGTGGAGACAACCGCCATTTTTTGGGTGCTTGTACGTGGACTGTGGCTGTGTGAACTCGAGAttatctctctctatctctataTATCTGGATACCGTAATTTGCCAACATGTGGCGTCGCGTTATGTGGTAAATCGCCTTCACCTACCACGGCATCCCACGCGATGAGGTGGAGCGTGGCATACACATGCCCTAATGTTTGGTGAATGCCCTAGCTAAGGCCCATTGGGCCCATAGATATATATTAGTACTTGTAGATATCATTAGCATCAAATTCGGTGTGCtatatcgattttttttttcgattttatgATGTTGAAATTCAGGATTTTAAGATAAATGAAAATGTTAATATTATGTTGAAATCCAGGCCTTAGCTTGAATTATGAGCAAAGATGTTTAAATAATTGGAACTTTGTATGAAGTTTTTTCTACTTCCACATCACAAGAGACGACGCCGTCCCAAATAAAaacttgatttttttaaaactctatggGTGAGTTTGGATTAATGGTTTGCCCTGCCTAGGTTAGGACCGAAATTCTAGATttttttgagtcaaaatcttTAGTTATCCGCCACTTCAATAAATTCTAGAACTGAAATTAAACCGGTAAAATTAGTATATC
This portion of the Salvia splendens isolate huo1 chromosome 10, SspV2, whole genome shotgun sequence genome encodes:
- the LOC121753283 gene encoding uncharacterized protein LOC121753283; the encoded protein is MAYGRYQSPSSSILDAFSLNPVPYPVLLILAVVSLFLGFQWYVSYEDVVEATEESMGWVLMAAPLLLLLAVRWMSDREYPGGLIFGSTPFDRRRREYYLSAAGEGASPWGVLAVIVLVLVLVQFQSTFLDSWFG
- the LOC121753282 gene encoding uncharacterized protein LOC121753282 — protein: MSSKRTTTDTNGGSTGGGNGPVRNKFRKGDRTRRMWVVREEEILVSSLLELVARGWKSDNGFRAGYLQKIEDDIRKEFPNTDIKGTPHIVSKIGAWKKNYNSLRGILSRSGVGFNLNNNYKIDIDDDQWAQVVAAGKDYAKQIVAILGRLENHFRQRPGLRWRYGEH
- the LOC121752410 gene encoding triosephosphate isomerase, chloroplastic; this translates as MAVVSTSLAGAVTSQLTQFSGLRKSFLKLDASTASSNQSFFQNVDSHIRLASSGKACRGVVAMAGSGKFFVGGNWKCNGTKESISKLVSDLNSATLESDVDVVVSPPFIYIDQVKNLLTDRIDIAAQNCWIGKGGAFTGEISVEQLKDIGCKWVVLGHSERRHVIGEDDQFIGKKAAYALSQGVGVIACIGELLEEREAGKTFDVCFQQLKAYADAVSSWDNIVIAYEPVWAIGTGKVASPEQAQEVHAAVRDWLSKNVSAEVATKTRIIYGGSVNGGNSADLAKKEDIDGFLVGGASLKGPEFATIINSVTAKKVAA